The following are encoded together in the Pseudomonas xantholysinigenes genome:
- a CDS encoding sulfite exporter TauE/SafE family protein: MPELIPLLGSALVLGLLGGGHCLGMCGGLMGALTLAIPPEQRGRRLRLLLTYNLGRILSYAAAGLLLGLAGVAVASSPLATGLRVLAALLLIAMGLYLAGWWSGLTRIEALGRGLWRHVQPLATRLLPVSSLPRALLLGALWGWLPCGLVYSTLLWSASQGDALHSAALMLAFGLGTWPVLLATGLAAERVGGLLRNRGVRMAGGVLVILFGLWTLPGPHQHWLMGH, encoded by the coding sequence GTGCCTGAACTGATCCCCCTGCTCGGCTCGGCCCTGGTCCTTGGCCTGCTCGGCGGCGGTCACTGCCTGGGCATGTGCGGCGGCCTGATGGGCGCGCTCACCCTGGCCATTCCTCCCGAGCAACGCGGCAGGCGGCTACGCCTGCTGCTGACCTACAACCTGGGACGCATCCTCAGCTATGCCGCCGCCGGATTGCTGCTGGGCCTGGCCGGCGTGGCCGTGGCCAGCAGCCCGCTGGCCACCGGGCTGCGGGTACTGGCGGCGCTGCTGTTGATCGCCATGGGCCTGTACCTGGCTGGCTGGTGGAGCGGCCTGACTCGTATCGAAGCGCTCGGGCGCGGGCTCTGGCGCCATGTGCAGCCGCTGGCCACGCGCCTGCTGCCGGTCTCCAGCCTGCCCCGCGCCCTGCTGCTTGGCGCGCTGTGGGGCTGGCTGCCCTGCGGGCTGGTGTACAGCACCTTGCTGTGGTCGGCCAGCCAGGGCGATGCGCTGCACAGCGCCGCGCTGATGCTGGCGTTTGGCCTGGGCACCTGGCCGGTACTGCTGGCCACCGGGCTGGCCGCCGAGCGCGTCGGCGGCCTGTTGCGCAATCGCGGGGTACGCATGGCCGGGGGCGTACTGGTGATCCTGTTCGGCCTGTGGACCTTGCCCGGGCCACACCAGCACTGGCTCATGGGGCACTGA
- a CDS encoding YbaB/EbfC family nucleoid-associated protein produces the protein MMKGGMAGLMKQAQQMQEKMQKMQEELANAEVTGQSGGGLVSVVMTGRHDVKRVSIDQSLMSTEEDDKEVLEDLIAAALNDAVRKIEQNSQDKMGSMTAGMQLPPGFKMPF, from the coding sequence ATGATGAAAGGTGGCATGGCCGGCCTGATGAAGCAGGCCCAGCAGATGCAGGAAAAAATGCAGAAGATGCAGGAAGAACTGGCCAATGCGGAAGTCACCGGCCAGTCCGGCGGCGGCCTGGTCAGCGTGGTGATGACCGGTCGCCACGACGTCAAGCGCGTCAGCATCGACCAGAGCCTGATGTCGACCGAAGAAGACGACAAGGAAGTGCTCGAAGACCTGATCGCCGCCGCGCTGAACGATGCCGTGCGCAAGATCGAGCAAAACAGCCAAGACAAGATGGGCAGCATGACCGCCGGCATGCAGCTGCCACCTGGTTTCAAGATGCCGTTCTGA
- the ccoG gene encoding cytochrome c oxidase accessory protein CcoG yields the protein MSKQIPVHDVTPPASKGKDSVDLYASREKIYTRAFTGLFRRLRMVGGAVLFLLYFGTVWLSWGGRQAVWWDLPERKFYIFGATIWPQDFILLSGILIVAAFGLFFITVYAGRVWCGYTCPQSVWTWVFMWCEKVTEGDRNQRMKLDKQPMSANKFLRKFTKHSLWLLIGFVTGMTFVGYFTPVRELVFEFFTGQADGWAYFWVGFFTLATYGNAGWLREQVCVYMCPYARFQSVMFDKDTLIVSYDPRRGETRGPRKKDMDYKAKGLGDCIDCTMCVQVCPTGIDIRDGLQIECIGCAACIDACDAIMDKMNYPKGLISYTTEHNLSGQKTHMLRPRLIGYALVLLVMIGALATAFATRSLVGFDVAKDRVLYRENAQGRIENVYSLKVMNKDQRDHVYVLDAAGLPDLKLEGRREIRVSAGDIVTLPVQLSVAPEQLPSTTNEITFILKDADDSASQVEAKSRFIGPQIR from the coding sequence ATGAGCAAGCAAATTCCGGTACATGATGTCACCCCGCCTGCCAGCAAAGGGAAGGATTCCGTCGATCTCTACGCCTCGCGCGAAAAAATCTACACCCGTGCCTTCACTGGCCTGTTCCGCAGGTTGCGGATGGTCGGCGGCGCGGTGCTGTTCCTGCTGTACTTCGGCACCGTCTGGCTGAGCTGGGGGGGCCGCCAGGCCGTGTGGTGGGACCTGCCCGAACGCAAGTTCTACATCTTCGGCGCCACCATCTGGCCGCAGGACTTCATCCTGCTCTCGGGCATCCTGATCGTCGCCGCCTTCGGCCTGTTCTTCATCACTGTCTACGCCGGCCGGGTCTGGTGCGGCTACACCTGCCCACAGAGCGTGTGGACCTGGGTGTTCATGTGGTGCGAGAAGGTCACCGAAGGCGACCGCAACCAGCGCATGAAGCTGGACAAGCAACCGATGAGCGCCAACAAGTTCCTGCGCAAGTTCACCAAGCACAGCCTGTGGCTGCTGATCGGCTTCGTCACCGGCATGACCTTCGTCGGCTACTTCACCCCGGTCCGCGAACTGGTCTTCGAATTCTTCACCGGGCAGGCCGACGGCTGGGCTTACTTCTGGGTCGGCTTCTTCACCCTGGCCACCTATGGCAACGCCGGCTGGTTGCGCGAGCAAGTGTGCGTGTACATGTGTCCCTATGCGCGCTTCCAGAGCGTGATGTTCGACAAGGACACCCTGATCGTCTCCTACGACCCGCGCCGTGGCGAAACCCGCGGTCCGCGCAAGAAGGACATGGACTACAAGGCCAAGGGCCTGGGCGACTGCATCGACTGCACCATGTGCGTGCAGGTCTGCCCGACCGGCATCGACATCCGCGACGGCCTGCAGATCGAGTGCATCGGCTGCGCCGCCTGCATCGACGCCTGCGACGCGATCATGGACAAGATGAACTACCCCAAGGGCCTCATCAGCTACACCACCGAACACAACCTGTCAGGCCAGAAAACCCATATGCTGCGCCCACGCCTGATCGGCTACGCGCTGGTGCTGCTGGTGATGATCGGCGCCCTGGCCACCGCCTTCGCCACCCGTTCGCTGGTCGGCTTCGATGTCGCCAAGGACCGCGTGCTGTACCGCGAGAACGCCCAGGGCCGGATCGAGAACGTCTACAGCCTCAAGGTGATGAACAAGGACCAACGCGACCACGTCTATGTGCTCGACGCCGCCGGCCTGCCGGACCTCAAGCTCGAAGGTCGGCGCGAAATCCGCGTCAGCGCTGGCGACATCGTCACCTTGCCGGTGCAGTTGTCGGTCGCCCCCGAGCAACTGCCTTCGACCACCAACGAAATCACCTTCATCCTCAAGGACGCCGACGACAGCGCCAGCCAGGTTGAAGCCAAGAGCCGCTTCATCGGCCCACAGATCCGCTGA
- the recR gene encoding recombination mediator RecR yields the protein MSFSPLIRQLIDALRILPGVGQKTAQRMALQLLERDRSGGTRLAQALSQAMEGVGHCRQCRTLTEQELCPQCADPRRDDTQLCVVEGPMDVYAVEQTGYRGRYFVLKGHLSPLDGLGPEAIGIPQLMARIEEQGSFSEVILATNPTVEGEATAHYIAQLLAEKGLAATRIAHGVPLGGELELVDGGTLAHAFAGRRPISL from the coding sequence ATGAGCTTCAGCCCCCTGATCCGCCAACTGATCGACGCCCTGCGCATCCTGCCCGGTGTCGGCCAGAAAACCGCCCAGCGCATGGCCCTGCAGTTGCTCGAGCGCGACCGCAGCGGCGGCACGCGCCTGGCCCAGGCCCTGAGCCAGGCCATGGAAGGCGTCGGCCACTGCCGCCAATGCCGTACCCTGACCGAGCAGGAACTGTGCCCGCAGTGCGCCGATCCGCGCCGTGACGACACGCAGTTGTGCGTGGTCGAAGGGCCGATGGATGTCTATGCGGTGGAGCAGACGGGTTACCGCGGGCGCTATTTCGTGCTCAAGGGGCACTTGTCGCCGCTCGATGGCCTGGGGCCGGAGGCCATTGGTATTCCGCAGTTGATGGCGCGGATCGAGGAGCAGGGCAGCTTCAGTGAGGTGATTCTGGCGACCAACCCGACGGTGGAAGGGGAGGCAACTGCCCACTACATCGCCCAGCTGCTGGCCGAGAAGGGGCTGGCCGCTACGCGTATTGCCCATGGCGTGCCCCTGGGCGGGGAGTTGGAGCTGGTGGATGGCGGCACGCTGGCCCATGCTTTCGCGGGGCGCAGGCCGATTTCGCTTTGA
- a CDS encoding heavy metal translocating P-type ATPase, giving the protein MTHPTPCYHCALPVPAGSRFTAVVLGAPRQFCCPGCQAVAESIVAGGLEHYYQHRSDSNANPEALPRQLQDELALYDRNDVQRHFVRHEGEQAEATLLVEGISCAACGWLIEKHLRNLPGVAEARLNLSNHRLLVTWADSQLPLSRLLAELRQIGYAAHPYQPDQAAEQLARENRSALRRLGVAGLLWFQAMMATMATWPEFNIDLSPEMHTILRWVALFLTTPIVFYSCAPFFKGAARDLRTRHLTMDVSVSLAIALAYCAGIWTAITGHGELYFDTVGMFALFLLTGRYLERRARERTATATAQLVNLLPASCLRLDANGQAERILLGELQRGDRVQVLPGAVVPADGRIVEGRSSVDESLLTGEYLPLPRGAGDRVTGGTLNIESTLTVEVQALGQESRLSAIVRLLERAQSEKPRLAEIADRASQWFLLFTLVAALVIGLVWWQLDAPRAFWIVLAMLVATCPCALSLATPTALTAATGTLHKLGLLVTRGHVLEGLNQIDTVIFDKTGTLTEGRLTLRSIRPLGRLDSDSCLALAAALENRSEHPIARAFGRAAQPADAVSSVPGLGLEGELQGQRLRIGQASFVCALSGSEVPAVPAPRGQWLLLGDRQGPLAWFGLDDRLREDAPGLVAACKARGWQPLLLSGDSSPMVAEVAAQLGIDQAVGGLRPDDKLERLKALQAKGHRVLMVGDGVNDVPVLAAADISIAMGGATDLAKTSADAVLLSNRLQALGQAFDLARRTRRNIVENLLWATLYNGLMLPFAALGWITPVWAAIGMSVSSLIVVLNALRLTRLPRASAEATPAHERKALCPPST; this is encoded by the coding sequence ATGACCCACCCCACCCCCTGCTACCACTGCGCCCTGCCCGTCCCCGCCGGCAGTCGCTTCACCGCCGTGGTGCTTGGCGCGCCACGGCAGTTCTGCTGCCCCGGCTGCCAGGCGGTGGCCGAGTCCATCGTCGCCGGGGGCCTGGAGCACTACTACCAGCACCGCAGCGACAGCAACGCCAACCCCGAGGCCCTGCCCCGCCAGTTGCAGGACGAGCTGGCGCTGTACGACCGCAATGACGTGCAACGCCACTTCGTCCGCCACGAAGGCGAACAGGCCGAGGCCACCTTGCTGGTCGAAGGCATCAGCTGCGCCGCCTGTGGCTGGTTGATCGAGAAGCACCTGCGCAACCTACCCGGGGTCGCCGAGGCGCGCCTGAACCTGTCCAACCACCGCCTGCTGGTTACCTGGGCCGACAGCCAGTTGCCGCTGTCCAGGCTGCTCGCCGAGCTGCGCCAGATCGGCTACGCCGCCCACCCCTACCAACCCGACCAGGCTGCCGAACAACTGGCCCGGGAAAACCGCAGCGCCTTGCGTCGCCTCGGCGTGGCCGGCCTGCTGTGGTTCCAGGCGATGATGGCGACCATGGCCACCTGGCCGGAATTCAACATCGACCTGTCGCCAGAGATGCACACCATCCTGCGCTGGGTCGCGCTGTTCCTGACCACACCCATCGTGTTCTACAGCTGCGCGCCGTTCTTCAAGGGCGCCGCCCGCGACCTGCGCACCCGCCACCTGACCATGGACGTCTCGGTATCGCTGGCCATCGCCCTGGCCTATTGCGCCGGAATCTGGACTGCGATCACCGGTCACGGCGAACTGTACTTCGACACCGTGGGCATGTTCGCCCTGTTCCTGCTCACCGGGCGCTACCTTGAACGCCGCGCCCGCGAACGCACCGCTACCGCCACCGCGCAACTGGTCAATCTGCTGCCGGCCTCGTGCCTGCGCCTGGATGCCAACGGCCAGGCCGAGCGCATCCTGTTGGGCGAGCTGCAACGCGGCGACCGCGTGCAGGTGCTGCCCGGCGCGGTGGTCCCCGCCGACGGACGCATCGTCGAAGGCCGCTCCAGCGTCGACGAATCGCTGCTGACCGGCGAGTACCTGCCCCTGCCACGAGGCGCTGGCGACCGGGTCACCGGCGGCACCCTCAACATCGAGAGCACGCTCACGGTCGAGGTGCAAGCCCTGGGCCAGGAGTCGCGCCTGTCGGCGATCGTCCGCCTGCTCGAACGCGCCCAGTCGGAGAAACCACGCCTGGCCGAAATCGCCGACCGCGCCTCGCAGTGGTTCCTGCTGTTCACCCTGGTGGCGGCGCTGGTCATTGGCCTGGTCTGGTGGCAACTCGATGCGCCCCGGGCGTTCTGGATCGTCCTCGCCATGCTGGTCGCCACCTGCCCCTGCGCCCTGTCGCTGGCGACCCCGACCGCCCTCACCGCTGCCACCGGCACGCTGCACAAACTCGGCCTGTTGGTAACCCGCGGTCATGTACTGGAGGGCCTGAACCAGATCGACACGGTAATCTTCGACAAGACCGGTACCCTCACCGAAGGCCGCCTGACACTGCGCAGCATCCGCCCGCTGGGGCGCCTGGACAGCGACAGCTGCCTGGCCCTGGCCGCCGCCCTCGAGAACCGCTCCGAACACCCCATCGCCCGCGCCTTTGGCCGCGCCGCCCAGCCGGCCGACGCGGTCAGCAGCGTGCCCGGGCTGGGTCTTGAAGGCGAACTGCAGGGCCAGCGCCTGCGCATAGGCCAAGCCTCCTTCGTCTGCGCCCTGAGCGGCAGCGAAGTGCCTGCCGTGCCTGCACCGCGCGGCCAATGGCTGCTGCTGGGTGATCGCCAGGGGCCGCTGGCCTGGTTCGGCCTCGACGACCGCCTGCGCGAGGACGCCCCCGGCCTGGTGGCAGCCTGCAAGGCGCGCGGCTGGCAGCCCCTGCTGCTGTCCGGCGACAGCTCGCCGATGGTCGCCGAGGTGGCCGCGCAGCTGGGCATCGACCAGGCTGTCGGCGGCCTGCGCCCGGACGACAAGCTCGAACGCCTGAAAGCCCTGCAGGCCAAGGGGCATCGAGTATTGATGGTCGGCGACGGGGTCAACGACGTGCCGGTACTGGCCGCCGCCGACATCAGCATCGCCATGGGCGGCGCCACCGACCTGGCCAAGACCAGCGCCGACGCCGTGCTGCTGTCCAACCGCCTGCAGGCGCTGGGGCAGGCCTTCGACCTGGCCCGCCGCACCCGGCGCAACATTGTCGAGAACCTGCTCTGGGCGACCTTGTACAATGGCCTCATGTTGCCGTTCGCCGCGCTTGGCTGGATAACCCCGGTGTGGGCGGCGATCGGCATGTCGGTCAGCTCGCTGATCGTGGTGCTCAACGCCCTGCGCCTGACCCGCCTGCCCCGCGCCAGCGCCGAGGCAACGCCGGCACATGAAAGGAAAGCGCTATGCCCGCCCTCTACGTGA
- a CDS encoding adenine phosphoribosyltransferase, whose translation MHSDTFDLKALIRPVVDFPKPGVIFRDITPLFQSPRGLRYVADQFIERYVEAEFSHIGAMDARGFLIGSIIAHQLNKPLILFRKQGKLPADVLSEGYQTEYGEAFLEVHADSLCEGDSVLIFDDLIATGGTLLAAANLVRRTGAQVFEAAAIIDLPELEGSRRLQAAGVPTFCLTEFSLSEY comes from the coding sequence ATGCACAGCGACACCTTCGACCTCAAAGCCCTGATCCGCCCGGTAGTGGACTTCCCCAAGCCGGGCGTGATCTTTCGCGATATCACCCCGCTGTTCCAGTCGCCGCGCGGGCTGCGCTATGTCGCCGACCAGTTCATCGAGCGCTATGTCGAGGCCGAGTTCAGCCACATCGGCGCCATGGATGCACGGGGCTTCCTGATCGGCTCGATCATCGCCCACCAGTTGAACAAGCCACTGATCCTGTTCCGCAAGCAAGGCAAACTGCCGGCCGACGTCCTGAGCGAGGGTTACCAGACCGAATATGGCGAAGCCTTCCTGGAAGTGCACGCCGACAGCCTTTGCGAGGGGGATTCGGTGCTGATCTTCGATGACCTGATCGCCACCGGCGGCACCCTGCTGGCCGCGGCCAACCTGGTACGCCGCACCGGCGCCCAGGTGTTCGAGGCGGCGGCGATCATCGACCTGCCAGAGCTGGAAGGTTCGCGTCGCCTGCAAGCGGCCGGGGTACCGACCTTCTGCCTGACCGAGTTTTCCCTCAGCGAATATTAA
- the fnrA gene encoding Crp/Fnr family transcriptional regulator FnrA has product MSEPVKLRPHNQAHCKDCSLAPLCLPLSLNLEDMDALDEIVKRGRPLKKGEFLFRQGDNFGSVYAVRSGALKTFSLSDSGEEQITGFHLPSELVGLSGMDTEAYPVSAQAQETTSVCEIPFERLDELSVQLPQLRRQLMRVMSREIRDDQQMMLLLSKKTADERIATFLVNLSARFRARGYSANQFRLSMSRNEIGNYLGLAVETVSRVFTRFQQNGLLKAEGKEVHILDPIQLCALAGGALEA; this is encoded by the coding sequence ATGTCCGAGCCAGTAAAACTGCGCCCACACAACCAGGCCCACTGCAAGGATTGCAGCCTGGCCCCCCTGTGCCTGCCCCTGTCCCTCAACCTCGAGGACATGGACGCACTGGATGAAATCGTCAAACGCGGCCGCCCGCTGAAGAAAGGCGAGTTCCTGTTCCGCCAGGGTGACAATTTCGGCTCGGTCTACGCGGTTCGCTCCGGCGCCCTGAAAACCTTCAGCCTGAGCGACAGCGGCGAAGAGCAGATCACCGGTTTCCACCTGCCCAGCGAACTGGTCGGCCTGTCCGGCATGGACACCGAGGCCTACCCGGTCTCGGCCCAGGCCCAGGAAACCACCTCGGTGTGCGAGATCCCGTTCGAACGCCTCGACGAGCTGTCGGTGCAACTGCCACAACTGCGTCGCCAACTGATGCGGGTGATGAGCCGTGAAATCCGCGATGACCAGCAAATGATGCTGCTGCTGTCGAAGAAAACCGCCGACGAGCGCATCGCCACCTTCCTGGTCAACCTGTCCGCGCGCTTCCGCGCCCGCGGTTACTCGGCCAACCAGTTCCGCCTGAGCATGTCGCGCAACGAAATCGGCAACTACCTGGGCCTGGCCGTGGAAACCGTGTCCCGCGTGTTCACCCGCTTCCAGCAGAACGGCCTGCTCAAGGCTGAGGGCAAGGAAGTGCATATCCTCGACCCGATCCAGCTGTGCGCGCTGGCCGGTGGTGCGCTCGAGGCCTGA
- the ccoS gene encoding cbb3-type cytochrome oxidase assembly protein CcoS, translated as MPALYVMIPAALLLVGVAVYIFFWAVDSGQYDDLEGPAHSILFDDQDPRHQAAVKHDETKPDDQDPTPRA; from the coding sequence ATGCCCGCCCTCTACGTGATGATCCCCGCCGCCCTGCTGTTGGTTGGCGTTGCCGTGTACATCTTCTTCTGGGCGGTGGACAGCGGCCAGTACGACGACCTCGAAGGCCCGGCCCACAGCATCCTGTTCGACGATCAGGACCCTCGCCACCAGGCTGCGGTGAAGCACGACGAAACCAAGCCCGACGACCAGGACCCGACCCCGCGTGCCTGA
- a CDS encoding FixH family protein: protein MPATAASPWYKHLWPWIIIGILATSVCLSLTMVSIAVRNPDNLVNDNYYEAGKGINRSLDRELLAQALNLKASVHLDDLTGEVEVRLTGNSAPQALELNLISPTQPDKDRKVQLARSEPGRYVGQLVDKVEGRRFVELLGSQDDHVWRLFEEEKVEHGVTLQLGDEALQGAEHQQ from the coding sequence ATGCCTGCCACCGCCGCCAGCCCCTGGTACAAGCACCTCTGGCCCTGGATCATCATTGGCATCCTGGCCACTTCGGTGTGCCTGAGCCTGACCATGGTCAGCATCGCCGTGCGCAACCCGGACAACCTGGTCAACGACAACTACTACGAAGCCGGCAAGGGCATCAACCGCTCGCTGGACCGCGAGCTACTGGCCCAGGCCCTCAACCTCAAGGCCAGCGTGCACCTGGACGACCTCACCGGCGAGGTCGAGGTACGCCTGACCGGCAATAGCGCCCCACAGGCGCTGGAGCTCAACCTCATCTCGCCGACCCAGCCGGACAAAGACCGCAAGGTCCAGTTGGCGCGCAGCGAGCCGGGGCGTTATGTCGGCCAGCTGGTCGACAAGGTCGAAGGGCGGCGCTTCGTCGAGTTGCTCGGCAGCCAGGACGACCATGTGTGGCGATTGTTCGAGGAAGAGAAGGTCGAGCACGGGGTGACCTTGCAGCTGGGGGATGAAGCGTTGCAAGGTGCCGAGCACCAGCAATGA
- the hemN gene encoding oxygen-independent coproporphyrinogen III oxidase: MLDDLRWDADLIRRYDLAGPRYTSYPTAVQLHGEVGSFDLLHALRESRRATRPLSLYVHVPFCANICYYCACNKVITKDRGRAAPYLQRLEQEIQLIACHLDPKQVVEQLHFGGGTPTFLSHVELRQLMATLRQHFNLLDDDSGDYGIEIDPREADWSTMGLLRELGFNRVSLGVQDLDPAVQRAVNRLQSLEQTRTLIEAARTLQFRSINLDLIYGLPKQTPEGFARTVEEVIRLQPDRLSVFNYAHLPERFMPQRRIDSNDLPAPAAKLEMLHATIDQLTAAGYRYIGMDHFALPDDELAIAQEEGTLQRNFQGYTTHGHCDLIGLGVSAISQIGDLYCQNSSDLNTYQDTLSTAQLATQRGLLCNQDDRLRRAVIQQLICHFELDFEAIEQAFTIDFRGYFNDLWPQLQAMQRDGLITLDTQGIRILPAGRLLARSVCMVFDAYLAQQNRQRFSRVI; encoded by the coding sequence ATGCTCGACGACCTACGCTGGGACGCCGACCTGATCCGTCGCTACGATCTGGCCGGGCCACGCTACACCTCCTATCCGACCGCCGTGCAACTGCATGGCGAAGTGGGCTCGTTCGACCTGCTCCACGCCCTGCGCGAGAGCCGCCGCGCCACACGCCCGCTGTCGCTGTACGTGCACGTGCCGTTCTGCGCCAACATCTGCTACTACTGCGCCTGCAACAAGGTCATCACCAAGGACCGCGGCCGCGCCGCGCCCTACCTGCAGCGCCTGGAACAGGAAATCCAGCTGATCGCCTGCCACCTCGACCCTAAACAAGTTGTTGAACAGCTGCATTTCGGCGGCGGCACACCGACCTTCCTCAGCCATGTGGAATTGCGCCAGCTGATGGCCACCCTGCGCCAGCACTTCAACCTGCTGGATGACGACTCCGGCGACTATGGCATCGAGATCGACCCGCGCGAAGCCGACTGGTCGACCATGGGCCTGCTCCGCGAACTGGGCTTCAACCGTGTCAGCCTCGGCGTGCAGGACCTTGACCCGGCCGTGCAGCGCGCAGTCAATCGCCTGCAAAGCCTGGAGCAGACCCGCACCCTGATCGAGGCCGCGCGCACCCTGCAGTTCCGCTCGATCAACCTCGACCTGATCTACGGCCTGCCCAAGCAGACCCCGGAAGGTTTCGCCCGCACCGTCGAGGAGGTCATCCGCCTGCAGCCCGACCGCCTGTCGGTGTTCAACTATGCCCACCTGCCCGAGCGCTTCATGCCGCAACGGCGCATCGACAGCAACGACCTGCCGGCCCCCGCCGCCAAGCTGGAAATGCTGCACGCCACCATCGACCAACTGACCGCCGCCGGCTATCGCTATATCGGCATGGACCATTTCGCCCTGCCCGACGACGAACTGGCCATCGCCCAGGAAGAAGGCACCCTGCAACGCAATTTCCAGGGCTACACCACCCATGGTCATTGCGACCTGATCGGCCTGGGCGTGTCGGCGATCAGCCAGATCGGCGATCTCTACTGCCAGAACAGCAGCGACCTCAACACCTACCAGGACACCCTCTCCACTGCCCAGCTAGCGACCCAGCGTGGCCTGCTGTGCAACCAGGATGATCGCCTGCGCCGGGCAGTCATCCAGCAACTGATCTGCCACTTCGAACTGGACTTCGAAGCCATCGAACAGGCTTTCACCATTGATTTTCGCGGTTACTTCAACGATCTCTGGCCGCAGCTGCAGGCCATGCAGCGTGACGGCCTGATCACCCTGGATACCCAGGGTATCCGTATCCTGCCGGCCGGGCGGTTGCTGGCGCGCTCGGTGTGCATGGTCTTCGATGCCTACCTGGCGCAGCAGAATCGCCAGCGTTTCTCCAGGGTGATCTGA